Proteins from one Legionella taurinensis genomic window:
- a CDS encoding RluA family pseudouridine synthase, whose translation MSDVKYTEIQAEEAGQRLDNYLMRVLKGVPKSHIYRIIRGGEVRVNKKRAQVSTRLAAGDVVRIPPVRTTQDKPVFVGLKLEQRLKDSVIFEDERLLVINKPAGIAVHGGSGLSLGVIEALRKMRPDLAYLELVHRLDRETSGCLLLAKKRSVLRAIQALLEAREVTKTYWALLAHPWSGKKIQVVEAALEKNRLKSGERMVTVNEVGKASQTQFKLLENYTCACWVEASPKTGRTHQIRVHSAHLGHPIVGDEKYGEVIRTGDVELDQSRLYLHARAIQFNLNGIKHVFEANLDERFANTLKNLRSRSFLSHE comes from the coding sequence ATGAGTGATGTAAAATACACCGAAATCCAGGCTGAGGAAGCAGGGCAGCGACTTGATAACTACCTGATGCGCGTGCTCAAGGGCGTGCCCAAAAGCCATATCTACCGCATTATCCGCGGCGGGGAGGTCAGGGTCAATAAAAAAAGAGCCCAGGTGTCAACCCGTCTGGCTGCGGGTGACGTGGTGCGGATTCCACCGGTTCGTACAACGCAGGATAAACCGGTTTTTGTCGGGTTAAAGCTGGAACAACGCCTGAAAGACAGCGTGATCTTTGAAGACGAGCGACTGTTGGTCATTAATAAACCCGCTGGGATCGCCGTGCATGGCGGCAGCGGCTTAAGCCTGGGGGTGATTGAGGCGTTGCGCAAAATGCGTCCTGATTTAGCTTATCTTGAACTGGTTCACCGTCTGGATCGCGAAACCTCAGGCTGTCTGCTGCTGGCTAAAAAACGCAGTGTGTTACGTGCAATCCAGGCCTTGCTGGAAGCAAGGGAGGTGACTAAAACCTATTGGGCTTTGCTGGCGCATCCCTGGTCGGGTAAAAAAATTCAGGTTGTTGAAGCCGCGCTTGAAAAAAACCGGCTTAAATCCGGCGAGCGGATGGTGACGGTCAACGAGGTAGGCAAAGCCTCACAGACTCAGTTCAAACTGCTTGAAAATTACACTTGCGCCTGTTGGGTGGAGGCATCCCCCAAAACGGGGCGAACCCATCAAATCCGTGTGCACAGTGCGCATCTTGGCCATCCCATCGTCGGTGATGAAAAATATGGTGAAGTCATCCGCACAGGCGATGTAGAATTGGATCAAAGCCGGCTTTATTTGCATGCGCGGGCAATTCAATTTAACCTAAATGGCATTAAGCACGTGTTTGAAGCCAATCTTGATGAACGCTTTGCCAACACGTTGAAAAATTTACGCTCAAGGAGCTTTTTATCTCATGAGTAA